CATGGATCCAGACACATTGCGGGAGGAGCTGGGCAAGCGCAATATACGCCTCGTTTCCCAGTGGAAATCGGTATTGTTCTCCGACCCGGCGTATCGCCAGTCTGAGCTGGACAGCTATCGCAGACATGCGGAGTTTCTGCAATCGATGGGCAGTACGGTGATCAGCACGGCGGAAGTAGGTGGCTCCCTGCATTTTGACCCAAGGCGGACACCGTATGAAAAAGAAGTGTTGAGGCTCAGTGAATCGGAATGGCACATCCTTGCTGAGGGGCTGAACGAAGCAGGTGCCATCGCCCGTGAGCACGGGTTGAAGCTGACGTATCATCACCATGGCGGTACCGTTGTTGAGCAACCGGAAGAGATCGATAAATTGATGGAACTGACTGACCCATCTCTTGTTTATTTGCTCTATGACACAGGTCATGCTTACTACGGCGGAGCTGACCCGTTAGCTCTCCTACGCAAGCATTATGACCGGATTGCCTATATTCATCTGAAGGATATCCGTCCTCAAGTGTTGGACGCAGCACGGGCGGAACAGTCTGATTTTGTGGGCTGTATTCGTAAAGGGGTTTTTACGGTTCCCGGAGATGGATGTATTGATTTTGCACCGATTCTGCAGGAGTTGGTCACACGGGGGTATGATGGCTGGGCGATGCTTGAAGGCGAACAGGACCCTGCGATTCATAATCCGTATGAGTATGCGCGGCGATCGTTGCAATATATGGAGTCCTTAGACTAGCACAGCTGATAAAGTCATGGCCATCGGGAGAGAGCCATACCATGAGGTAAACCAGATTATGAGTGTGAGTTTGATGAATGTATCATTCCAAATCCCATCAAAAGAAAGGGGTTCAAATACAATGACTTACGTATCCTTTCCTAATTCCAGGAAGATGGATTTCACCGCGATTGGCCGTCTGTGCATCGACTTGAATGCCAATGAGATCAATCGCCCGATGGAAGAGACGATGACTTTTACAAAATATGTGGGCGGATCTCCGGCTAATATCACGATTGGCATGTCCAGACTCGGTATGGAAACGGCATTTATCGGTAAAATCGCGAATGACCAGATGGGCAGGTTCATCAACAGTTATCTGGAGCGGAACGGGATCGATACGTCAAATGTGGTAACGGACGATACCGGAGCGGTGACAGGACTTGCTTTTACCGAGATCAAAAGTCCAACCGATTGCAGCATTCTAATGTATCGTGACCATGTGGCTGATCTGCTATTGCAGTCGAGAGAGGTGCAGGAACAGCTGATTGCCGACTCCAAAGTGCTGCTGATCTCAGGTACAGCCCTCGCCCAGAGCCCATCTCGTGAAGCGGTATTCCAGGCGCTGGCATATGCGAAAAAGCATGGCACAATCATTGTGTTCGATCTGGACTATCGTCCTTACACATGGACATCAGCCGAAGAGACGGCGGTCTATTATAACCTCGCGGCCGAGAAATGCGATATTATCCTGGGCACACGTGAAGAGTTCGACATGATGGAAACGTTTGACCATAATCCAGACCATAGCGATCAGGTGACCGCACAAAAATGGTTCGATTTCTCAGCTGAAATTGTCGTCATCAAACATGGCAAGGAAGGCTCCATTGCCTATACAAGTGAAGGGCTATCTCATCAAGCGGACAGCTACCCTGCGCGTGTGGTGAAGACCTTTGGAGCAGGTGATTCC
This window of the Paenibacillus marchantiae genome carries:
- the iolE gene encoding myo-inosose-2 dehydratase, with translation MNKLPFQLGIHPINWVGEDVKEHGDATTCEQILDDIQRLGLTGTEMGRKYPMDPDTLREELGKRNIRLVSQWKSVLFSDPAYRQSELDSYRRHAEFLQSMGSTVISTAEVGGSLHFDPRRTPYEKEVLRLSESEWHILAEGLNEAGAIAREHGLKLTYHHHGGTVVEQPEEIDKLMELTDPSLVYLLYDTGHAYYGGADPLALLRKHYDRIAYIHLKDIRPQVLDAARAEQSDFVGCIRKGVFTVPGDGCIDFAPILQELVTRGYDGWAMLEGEQDPAIHNPYEYARRSLQYMESLD
- the iolC gene encoding 5-dehydro-2-deoxygluconokinase; the encoded protein is MTYVSFPNSRKMDFTAIGRLCIDLNANEINRPMEETMTFTKYVGGSPANITIGMSRLGMETAFIGKIANDQMGRFINSYLERNGIDTSNVVTDDTGAVTGLAFTEIKSPTDCSILMYRDHVADLLLQSREVQEQLIADSKVLLISGTALAQSPSREAVFQALAYAKKHGTIIVFDLDYRPYTWTSAEETAVYYNLAAEKCDIILGTREEFDMMETFDHNPDHSDQVTAQKWFDFSAEIVVIKHGKEGSIAYTSEGLSHQADSYPARVVKTFGAGDSYAAGFLYGLMQGWTIERSMAFGSAAACIVISSHSCSDAMPTVEQVNDYIERCNRGEITVS